The segment GCCCCCTGCTCCCCTGCTCCTCTGCCCCCTGCCCCTTCATTGACTCGTCCAACCTTTATGTTGATTCACATTTTCACGAGTAATTAAAGTGACTGGAATTAGGATATTTGGATTGGCTGGCTTGTTTCCTTTGATAATGTCGTTACCAACTTCAACTGCCTTAGCTGCCATCCGAAATGGGTCTTGAGCCGCCGTTGCTACAAGTAAGCTATTATTTTGTCTCAAGGCGTCGAGAGCTTCAGGTGCGCCATCAACTCCTACAATAAAAAACTCGCTTCTTTTTGCTTGTTTAGCAGCTAATTCTGCGCCAATTGCCGTAGGGTCGTTAATCGCAAAAACGGCGTCAATTTTGCGGAAAGAAGTGAGCAAATCGCTCATTACTCTTAATCCCCCATCCCGGCTACCTTCGGCATTTTGATCTTTGGAAAGAATCTTTATATTAGGATATTTGGAAAATACGCTCAAGCACCCTTGAATTCGTTCAACTACTGAATTAACGGGAGGGCCATTAATAATTACAACTTCGCCTTTTCCTTTCAAGCGATCGGCTATATATTGGCAACTCACCTCACCCGCTTGCACGTTATTGGAAGTAACCGTAGCGTCAACACCTCCCTCAGCGGCGGTGTCAACTGCAACGATCGGAATTCCTGCTTGTTTAGCTTTTTCTACTCCAGCAAAAATGCCCTTACTGTCAGCAGCATTGAGTATAATCAAGCTAACATCTGAGGCAATGAAGTTTTCAATTTGATTGAATTGTTGATTTAAATCGTCTCCACTGGAAACAATTGTTGTCCTTACATTACTGCCACCAATTTTCTTGGCTGACGCCTGAGCACCCTTGCCAATTTGCACGAAAAAGGGGTTACCAAGGTCGCGGACTGCTACGGCAACCGATGAAAGTTGTGCGTTGCGATCGTTGTTGTTTCCTGCCCTTAGAGGAGTAGATACGCAACTGGTCAAGGCGCTGCCGATCAAGCTAAAAAAGCTAACTGCGATCGCTAATTTTTTCACCTCAAACTCCAATGAATAGACAGTTTGGAGAGAGCCTGTTTTAAATATTAAATTGCCATGCCAACAGCAGTCCCGATCGGATTTAAATTTTGATATTTAATATTTGAAACTATTGACTTTTGAAAATCTAGGACTGCGCGATACCTTTTACCTTTTTGCTAGTAAAATATTCCAGATTTGCTCTCTAGAATGCTTACTTAAAGAGAAAAAAGTTTGTTTTCGTCTCCTAAAAATAATTTTTGTTTTGGATATATTTAGTTTTGGAGTTGCATTCTTAGTTTTTCAAACCCGAAAAAACTTTAGGCAAAAACCGCTAAAGGTTTTGCTTAAAGGCTTGCAAAGTTATATTTAACTTAACTCTCCTACTGTATATCCTGATACTGACAGGCTAGCTTGGCATCTATCTTAAGACAAATGCTTGGAGTGTATAAATGAATAAAATCGCTTATTTTAACCATCATTCGGTAATTTAGGCAAGAGAGTATTTGCAAAAATATACTTTTTTTATTTTGAGAAATAGCTATGGTATAACATTTTACAGGTATATTTTCCTCATTTTATGAGATGGGCCGGGTTAATCTATCAAAT is part of the Leptolyngbyaceae cyanobacterium genome and harbors:
- a CDS encoding ABC transporter substrate-binding protein; this encodes MKKLAIAVSFFSLIGSALTSCVSTPLRAGNNNDRNAQLSSVAVAVRDLGNPFFVQIGKGAQASAKKIGGSNVRTTIVSSGDDLNQQFNQIENFIASDVSLIILNAADSKGIFAGVEKAKQAGIPIVAVDTAAEGGVDATVTSNNVQAGEVSCQYIADRLKGKGEVVIINGPPVNSVVERIQGCLSVFSKYPNIKILSKDQNAEGSRDGGLRVMSDLLTSFRKIDAVFAINDPTAIGAELAAKQAKRSEFFIVGVDGAPEALDALRQNNSLLVATAAQDPFRMAAKAVEVGNDIIKGNKPANPNILIPVTLITRENVNQHKGWTSQ